A genome region from Vibrio tapetis subsp. tapetis includes the following:
- a CDS encoding AbgT family transporter has product MSEAITPEKKSSGVIGFIERAGKKIPDPVIIFMFLFTFCLVLTGLMDGVTFETMGKGGESVEFAIKNMLSSENFRWMFENALLQNWLAFGHGVLGVILIVMLGVGIAENSGLLTAVIKKVGLKISDRLLPLLVVFLGIMSSIAADAGYLVLIPLAGLLYAGLGKNPLIGMAAAFAGVSAGFSANLLPATPVDVVLGMNAKIFAEAQNVPFVGQNGQELNPATMHYFFVLISTFLLAIVGAWVTTRFVAPRLEKMSYVLPEDINFDEFELNANEKKGLRWAGVGLLLVLAAIYGLAMGPLATYTNEAGREVTPYLDNIILLISLVFAVVGIFFGVATGKFKKLQDVVSAMVKQMNTMGYILVLTFFCYNFLALLSFSGLGTYVTYLGATFLQSLGLQQFPALMLLGFILTTAVINLFVGGLTSKWMLLGPIFVPMLYQVNPNITPDLVTAAYRVADSSTNIITPMMSYAGVVLAFMRKYKPELTFGDVIAIMVPYSMAFLTLWSAVLIGFFTFGIPLGF; this is encoded by the coding sequence ATGAGTGAAGCAATCACGCCGGAAAAAAAATCGTCAGGAGTGATCGGTTTTATCGAACGGGCAGGGAAAAAAATTCCAGACCCTGTCATCATTTTTATGTTTCTGTTCACTTTTTGTTTGGTGTTAACAGGGCTTATGGATGGTGTGACATTTGAAACTATGGGTAAAGGTGGGGAGTCGGTTGAGTTCGCGATTAAGAACATGCTTTCTTCTGAAAACTTTCGCTGGATGTTTGAAAATGCACTTCTACAAAACTGGCTAGCATTTGGTCATGGCGTATTGGGCGTGATCTTGATAGTCATGTTAGGGGTAGGCATTGCTGAAAATTCAGGTCTGCTAACGGCTGTGATTAAAAAGGTCGGCCTTAAAATTAGCGATCGATTACTGCCTCTTTTGGTGGTCTTTTTAGGTATTATGAGCTCCATCGCGGCTGATGCGGGCTACTTAGTACTGATCCCTCTTGCTGGCCTGTTGTATGCTGGGCTTGGTAAAAACCCCTTGATCGGTATGGCGGCTGCATTTGCTGGCGTATCTGCAGGCTTTAGCGCAAACCTATTACCCGCGACACCAGTTGATGTGGTGTTAGGTATGAACGCTAAGATCTTTGCTGAGGCACAAAACGTGCCTTTCGTTGGTCAAAACGGCCAAGAGCTTAATCCTGCAACCATGCACTACTTCTTTGTCTTGATTTCAACATTTTTGCTGGCGATAGTCGGTGCTTGGGTAACCACGCGTTTTGTTGCTCCTCGGTTAGAAAAAATGTCATATGTACTTCCAGAAGACATTAATTTTGATGAATTCGAGCTGAATGCAAACGAGAAAAAAGGCTTACGTTGGGCGGGTGTTGGTCTATTACTGGTTCTTGCGGCAATTTATGGCTTGGCAATGGGGCCACTGGCAACGTATACCAATGAGGCTGGTCGTGAGGTTACGCCTTACCTAGATAACATTATTTTGCTTATCTCACTCGTGTTTGCCGTTGTTGGTATTTTCTTTGGTGTCGCAACGGGTAAGTTTAAGAAGCTGCAAGATGTGGTTTCTGCGATGGTTAAGCAAATGAATACCATGGGCTACATTCTGGTTCTGACGTTTTTTTGTTATAACTTCCTAGCATTATTAAGCTTCTCTGGCTTAGGTACCTATGTGACGTATTTAGGGGCAACGTTCTTGCAGTCTTTAGGCTTGCAACAGTTCCCTGCACTTATGCTGTTAGGTTTTATTTTAACGACCGCGGTTATTAACTTGTTTGTGGGGGGATTAACCTCTAAGTGGATGTTACTTGGGCCGATTTTTGTGCCAATGTTGTATCAGGTAAACCCAAATATAACACCAGACTTAGTGACTGCGGCTTATCGTGTTGCGGATTCATCAACCAATATCATCACACCTATGATGAGTTATGCTGGGGTGGTATTGGCATTTATGCGTAAGTAC
- a CDS encoding AbgT family transporter, producing MSNEAARQVENEKPSMMDRFLNGIERAGNKIPDPAILFFWALVIVWVASALLSNVSFDLINPRTGEALIVQNLLTGEALASFLANMVTTFTSFAPLGIVLVAMLGVGVADSSGFITTGLKKMLNFTPAKLLTPMLILVAIVSHTAADAGYVLVIPLGGIIFHAAGRHPLAGIAAAFAGVSGGFSANFIPSGIDPLLAGFTQTAAQVLDPAYVVNPLANIFFTGLSSILIVCIGWYVTEKIIEPRLVKTPVDEDAETAPDLGTFTAIESKAFRYAGWAMVAGIGLLIAALMPETSALRSPEGELTSFSAPVMKSIVPLIFILFIIPGIVYGRVAGTFKNSNDVIKAMSETMATMGAYIVMSFFCAQFLSAFAQSNIGTMLALYGAEGLKAMDLPGQATVVGMILLTAAVNLLVGSASAKWALIGPILVPMLMAVGISPELSQAAYRVGDSVSNIISPLMVFFPLVVVYCQRYVKSTGIGTLASLMMPFSIAMLIGWTIFLLGYWALGIPLGIQAPYTYTM from the coding sequence ATGAGTAACGAAGCTGCAAGGCAAGTAGAAAATGAAAAACCGTCTATGATGGACAGGTTTTTAAATGGTATAGAACGAGCTGGTAATAAAATTCCAGATCCAGCAATCTTGTTTTTTTGGGCGCTTGTCATAGTTTGGGTTGCATCAGCATTACTTTCTAATGTTTCTTTTGATCTGATTAACCCTCGTACTGGCGAAGCTCTTATTGTTCAGAACCTACTAACGGGTGAAGCTCTTGCGAGTTTCCTTGCAAATATGGTGACAACGTTTACCAGTTTTGCTCCTTTAGGTATTGTTCTGGTTGCGATGTTAGGTGTTGGTGTTGCTGATTCTTCAGGCTTTATCACGACTGGCCTCAAGAAGATGCTAAACTTCACTCCGGCAAAACTGCTAACGCCTATGCTGATTTTGGTTGCGATCGTATCGCATACCGCAGCAGATGCTGGTTACGTGTTGGTTATTCCACTAGGTGGTATCATATTCCATGCGGCAGGCCGTCACCCATTAGCGGGTATTGCCGCTGCATTTGCGGGTGTTTCTGGTGGCTTCTCTGCAAACTTCATCCCTTCAGGTATCGATCCTCTTCTTGCTGGTTTTACTCAAACCGCTGCTCAAGTCCTTGATCCGGCTTATGTCGTTAACCCGTTAGCAAATATTTTCTTTACCGGTTTATCTTCAATTCTAATTGTTTGCATTGGTTGGTACGTTACCGAGAAAATTATTGAACCGCGTCTAGTGAAAACACCGGTTGATGAAGACGCAGAAACAGCTCCTGATTTAGGTACGTTTACTGCGATTGAATCAAAAGCATTCCGTTACGCGGGTTGGGCTATGGTTGCAGGTATTGGTTTACTGATTGCTGCCTTGATGCCTGAAACCTCAGCGCTACGTTCTCCAGAAGGTGAACTAACCTCATTCAGCGCTCCGGTAATGAAGTCGATTGTTCCGCTTATTTTCATCTTGTTTATTATTCCTGGCATCGTGTACGGTCGTGTCGCGGGTACGTTTAAAAACAGCAATGATGTTATCAAAGCGATGTCTGAAACAATGGCAACGATGGGCGCATACATTGTCATGTCGTTCTTCTGTGCTCAGTTCCTATCCGCATTCGCTCAATCTAACATTGGTACTATGCTTGCGTTGTACGGCGCTGAAGGTTTGAAAGCGATGGATCTTCCGGGTCAAGCAACGGTTGTTGGTATGATTCTACTGACGGCTGCTGTGAACCTGCTGGTTGGCTCTGCATCGGCTAAATGGGCACTGATTGGCCCAATCCTGGTGCCTATGTTAATGGCGGTAGGTATTTCTCCTGAGTTATCTCAAGCGGCTTACCGTGTAGGTGACTCTGTATCTAATATCATTTCACCGCTAATGGTGTTCTTCCCACTGGTTGTTGTTTACTGTCAGCGTTACGTTAAGTCGACAGGTATTGGTACGCTTGCCTCGCTAATGATGCCATTCTCTATTGCTATGCTAATTGGTTGGACTATCTTCTTACTAGGTTACTGGGCTCTAGGTATTCCGTTAGGTATCCAAGCGCCTTACACGTACACCATGTAA
- a CDS encoding prepilin-type N-terminal cleavage/methylation domain-containing protein, translated as MISNSYRKNKKQGGFSLIEVLISFLLLGVGVLGLLKMQSTLAVQSEYATRSLIALDLAQSKMQWFRTRSISGGDNTIAFSSITDLSVTTLDGYHLYWKIEAGTGNTQHSIKRIQVVSSWQDRFGKTQQVELESLLSQYSEFQ; from the coding sequence GTGATTTCTAATTCATACAGAAAGAATAAAAAGCAGGGTGGTTTTAGCCTTATCGAAGTGTTGATTTCGTTTCTCTTGCTCGGTGTGGGGGTTTTGGGTTTATTAAAAATGCAAAGTACCTTGGCTGTGCAATCGGAATATGCAACACGCAGCTTAATCGCATTAGATTTGGCACAAAGTAAGATGCAGTGGTTCCGAACTCGCTCTATTAGCGGAGGAGATAACACGATCGCGTTCAGTTCGATCACAGATCTCAGCGTGACTACCCTTGATGGTTATCATTTATATTGGAAAATAGAAGCTGGTACTGGCAATACGCAGCATTCAATTAAGCGAATTCAGGTTGTTTCATCATGGCAAGACAGGTTTGGTAAAACGCAGCAGGTTGAGCTTGAAAGTCTGTTGTCTCAGTACAGTGAATTTCAATAA
- a CDS encoding PilW family protein, with protein sequence MAMISASHSRQVGSSLVEFLIASSLSLIAISTIGSVYLTGARYANQRSQELVVLHSMRNTLSYITADAQRAGFSPLPANSVTIISGASKVWHTTPSSLAYGYFDGNTIESVFFKFADQSIKVCTTNSMAVASLNSCHRFYNFMDQNTIKVTNFSISQTGLGSQVSSAFLSISLSASMHDGSFPHTMTTSIKQRNWQ encoded by the coding sequence TTGGCTATGATAAGTGCTAGCCATTCACGGCAAGTTGGCAGTTCATTAGTGGAGTTCCTAATTGCATCGTCGCTGAGTTTGATTGCTATCTCTACAATCGGAAGCGTGTATCTAACAGGAGCGAGATACGCGAATCAGCGCAGTCAAGAGCTGGTTGTATTGCATAGCATGCGAAACACGCTGAGTTACATTACTGCAGATGCACAACGTGCAGGCTTTAGTCCACTGCCTGCAAATAGCGTAACCATTATATCTGGTGCGAGTAAGGTTTGGCATACAACGCCATCATCGCTTGCTTACGGCTATTTTGATGGTAATACAATTGAGAGCGTTTTTTTTAAATTTGCCGATCAATCGATAAAAGTATGCACAACCAATTCGATGGCAGTAGCGAGCTTGAATAGCTGTCATCGTTTCTATAATTTCATGGATCAAAACACAATAAAGGTGACGAATTTTTCTATTTCCCAAACGGGACTAGGCAGTCAAGTCAGTTCTGCATTTCTATCAATTTCTCTTTCTGCCTCGATGCATGATGGGAGTTTCCCGCACACAATGACAACGTCAATTAAACAAAGGAACTGGCAATGA
- a CDS encoding GspH/FimT family pseudopilin, with amino-acid sequence MTRGFTLIEVLVAFVIMGVLMMGFVPQYRQIIEKHQMKGLANDLYAFFAQARSDAVFRNRDLYGYFKRSGSKNDEWTLSLHLEDTVTSDVISQLSGQSYNRLFVTSGFPNDKFKVDGVKGKIQQNGNIAFGLSNDGSKDIKLIAHSITGRIRLCGVNEKGFGYDKC; translated from the coding sequence ATGACTCGCGGTTTTACCCTAATTGAAGTGCTGGTAGCGTTCGTGATCATGGGAGTTTTGATGATGGGGTTCGTCCCACAATATAGACAAATTATAGAAAAACATCAGATGAAAGGACTAGCAAATGATCTCTATGCATTTTTTGCTCAGGCCCGATCTGACGCGGTATTTCGGAATCGGGATCTCTATGGATATTTTAAGCGTTCAGGAAGTAAAAATGACGAATGGACATTGAGCTTACATTTAGAAGATACAGTAACCAGCGACGTTATCAGTCAGTTATCTGGCCAGTCATACAATCGCTTGTTTGTGACTAGCGGTTTTCCTAATGACAAGTTCAAAGTCGATGGTGTGAAAGGCAAAATTCAGCAAAATGGCAATATAGCATTTGGTTTGTCTAATGATGGTTCAAAAGACATCAAATTAATCGCTCATTCAATCACCGGCCGTATTAGGTTATGCGGGGTGAATGAGAAAGGGTTTGGCTATGATAAGTGCTAG
- a CDS encoding type IV pilin protein — MIRKNVCMQTVIHQKGMTLIETLIAVAIVGIISMVAYPSYSQYAYKGHRHQAMADLVKIQLELENHYDGRYQWSHIISGSQCSLCETRSDRYRFTITSAGGYTIVATPQSTKGQNYDPCGSLTLKANGESLPEGCW, encoded by the coding sequence ATGATTCGAAAAAATGTATGTATGCAAACGGTGATACATCAGAAAGGAATGACATTGATCGAAACCCTGATTGCCGTTGCCATCGTGGGGATCATCTCGATGGTTGCCTACCCTTCTTATAGTCAATACGCTTACAAGGGGCATCGCCACCAAGCGATGGCTGATCTGGTTAAAATCCAACTTGAGCTGGAAAATCATTACGATGGCCGTTATCAGTGGAGCCACATTATATCCGGCAGTCAATGCTCACTTTGTGAAACCCGTAGCGACCGATATCGCTTCACCATTACAAGTGCTGGGGGCTACACCATTGTCGCGACACCACAATCAACTAAGGGTCAAAATTACGACCCGTGTGGTAGCTTAACGTTGAAAGCGAATGGGGAAAGTTTGCCTGAAGGGTGTTGGTAA
- the dnaJ gene encoding molecular chaperone DnaJ: MSKRDFYEVLGVARDASERDIKKAYKRLAMKFHPDRNQGDESSAEKFKEVKEAYEILTDGQKKAAYDQYGHAAFEQGGGFGGGHGGHGQGDFGDIFGDVFGDIFGGGRRGGGQSRAQRGADLRYNMELSLEEAVRGCSKEIEVPTLVECDTCDGSGAKKGSSATTCGTCHGHGQVQMRQGFFAVQQTCPTCHGKGKIIKDPCNSCHGQGRKQKTKTLNVKIPAGVDTGDRIRLSGEGEAGEMGAPAGDLYVQVHVREHHIFERDGSNLYCEVPVSFAQAALGGEVEVPTLDGRVNLKVPSETQTGRMFRMRGKGVKGVRGGAMGDLIVKLVLETPVKLSARQKELLKEFEETCGGEAGNKHNPKSDGFFKGVKKFFDDLTS; the protein is encoded by the coding sequence ATGTCAAAACGTGATTTTTACGAAGTATTAGGCGTTGCCCGCGATGCATCAGAGCGCGATATTAAAAAGGCGTACAAACGTCTTGCGATGAAATTTCACCCAGACCGTAATCAGGGTGATGAATCTTCAGCGGAGAAGTTTAAAGAAGTAAAAGAAGCGTACGAAATTCTAACTGATGGCCAGAAAAAAGCCGCTTATGATCAATATGGTCACGCTGCTTTTGAACAAGGTGGTGGTTTTGGTGGTGGTCACGGTGGCCATGGTCAAGGTGATTTCGGCGATATCTTTGGCGATGTTTTCGGTGATATCTTCGGTGGCGGTCGCCGTGGTGGTGGTCAATCTCGTGCTCAACGTGGTGCAGATTTACGCTACAACATGGAACTATCATTAGAAGAAGCCGTACGCGGTTGTTCTAAAGAAATTGAAGTACCAACTCTTGTTGAGTGTGATACTTGTGATGGCAGTGGCGCTAAAAAAGGCTCATCTGCGACGACATGTGGTACGTGTCATGGTCATGGCCAAGTTCAAATGCGTCAAGGTTTCTTCGCTGTCCAGCAGACGTGTCCTACCTGTCATGGTAAAGGCAAAATCATTAAAGATCCTTGTAATTCATGCCACGGTCAAGGCCGTAAGCAGAAGACAAAAACACTTAATGTTAAGATCCCTGCAGGCGTAGATACAGGCGATCGTATTCGTCTTTCTGGCGAAGGCGAAGCCGGAGAAATGGGCGCACCAGCGGGTGACTTGTATGTTCAAGTTCACGTTCGCGAGCACCATATCTTCGAGCGTGACGGCAGCAACCTATACTGTGAAGTTCCAGTAAGCTTCGCTCAAGCAGCCCTTGGCGGTGAAGTTGAAGTACCAACACTTGATGGCCGTGTAAACTTAAAAGTGCCTTCTGAAACGCAAACAGGCCGTATGTTCCGTATGCGTGGTAAAGGTGTTAAAGGTGTACGTGGCGGCGCAATGGGCGATTTAATCGTTAAATTGGTTCTAGAAACACCAGTGAAACTAAGCGCTCGCCAGAAAGAACTTCTGAAAGAGTTTGAAGAAACGTGTGGTGGTGAAGCGGGTAATAAGCATAACCCGAAATCGGACGGTTTCTTTAAAGGCGTGAAAAAGTTCTTTGATGACCTAACTAGCTAA
- the dnaK gene encoding molecular chaperone DnaK encodes MGKIIGIDLGTTNSCVSVLDGDAPRVIENAEGERTTASVVAYTDGETLVGQPAKRQAVTNPENTLYAIKRLIGRRFEDEEVQRDIEIMPYKIVKADNGDAWVEAKGQKMAAPQVSAEILKKMKKTAEDFLGEEVTGAVVTVPAYFNDAQRQATKDAGRIAGLDVKRIINEPTAAALAYGLDKQEGDRTIAVYDLGGGTFDISIIEIDNVDGEQTFEVLATNGDTHLGGEDFDNRMINYLVDEFKKEQGINLKNDPLAMQRVKEAAEKAKIELSSTQQTDVNLPYVTADATGPKHMNVKVTRAKLESLVEDLVQRSLEPLKVALADSELSVGEITDVILVGGQTRMPMVQAKVAEFFGKEARKDVNPDEAVAMGAAVQGGVLAGEVKDVLLLDVTPLSLGIETMGGVMTALVEKNTTVPTKANQVFSTAEDNQNAVTIHVLQGERKQASYNKSLGQFNLEGIQAAPRGMPQIEVTFDLDADGILHVSAKDKSTGKEQKITIQASGGLSDEDIEKMVQEAEANKDADKKFEELVTTRNQADQMIHGTRKQMDEAGEALPAEEKEKIETAIKELEEVKSGDDKEAIDAKVQALMTAAQKLMEMAQQQAQQAEGAEAGEQPKQDDDVVDAEFEEVKEDKK; translated from the coding sequence ATGGGTAAAATCATTGGTATTGATTTAGGTACTACTAACTCTTGTGTTTCTGTTCTAGACGGTGACGCACCACGTGTAATTGAAAATGCTGAAGGCGAGCGTACAACCGCATCGGTAGTCGCATACACAGATGGCGAAACGCTAGTAGGTCAACCTGCAAAACGTCAAGCGGTTACAAACCCTGAAAACACGTTATATGCAATTAAGCGTCTTATCGGTCGTCGTTTTGAAGACGAAGAAGTTCAGCGCGACATCGAAATCATGCCTTACAAAATTGTAAAAGCAGACAACGGTGATGCTTGGGTTGAAGCGAAAGGCCAAAAAATGGCTGCTCCTCAGGTTTCAGCTGAAATTCTGAAGAAAATGAAGAAAACAGCTGAAGATTTCCTAGGCGAAGAAGTAACTGGCGCAGTTGTTACTGTTCCTGCTTACTTTAACGATGCACAACGTCAAGCGACTAAAGATGCAGGTCGCATCGCAGGTCTTGATGTTAAGCGTATCATCAACGAACCAACTGCTGCTGCTCTGGCTTACGGCCTAGACAAGCAAGAAGGCGACCGTACTATCGCGGTATACGACCTTGGTGGTGGTACGTTTGATATCTCAATCATCGAAATCGACAACGTTGATGGCGAGCAAACGTTCGAAGTACTAGCAACTAACGGTGATACTCACCTTGGTGGTGAAGACTTTGATAACCGCATGATCAACTACCTAGTAGATGAATTTAAAAAAGAGCAAGGCATCAATCTTAAGAATGATCCTCTTGCTATGCAGCGTGTTAAAGAAGCAGCAGAAAAAGCGAAAATTGAGCTTTCTTCTACACAACAGACTGACGTAAACCTACCTTACGTTACTGCTGATGCAACGGGTCCTAAGCACATGAACGTTAAAGTGACACGTGCGAAACTAGAATCTCTAGTTGAAGACCTAGTTCAACGTTCTCTTGAGCCTCTAAAAGTTGCTCTAGCGGATTCTGAACTGTCTGTTGGCGAAATCACTGACGTTATCCTAGTTGGTGGTCAAACACGTATGCCTATGGTTCAAGCTAAAGTAGCTGAATTCTTCGGTAAAGAAGCGCGTAAAGACGTTAACCCTGATGAAGCTGTAGCAATGGGCGCGGCCGTTCAAGGTGGTGTTCTTGCGGGTGAAGTGAAAGACGTTCTTCTACTAGACGTTACGCCACTTTCTCTAGGTATCGAAACTATGGGCGGCGTAATGACGGCTCTAGTTGAGAAAAACACAACGGTTCCTACTAAAGCGAACCAAGTGTTCTCTACAGCTGAAGACAACCAAAACGCGGTAACTATCCACGTTCTTCAAGGTGAGCGTAAGCAAGCTAGCTACAACAAGTCTCTAGGCCAATTTAACCTAGAAGGCATTCAAGCTGCACCACGTGGTATGCCACAAATCGAAGTAACTTTCGACCTAGATGCGGATGGTATCCTTCACGTATCAGCGAAAGACAAGTCAACAGGTAAAGAGCAGAAGATCACTATCCAAGCTTCTGGCGGCCTAAGCGACGAAGATATCGAAAAAATGGTTCAAGAAGCAGAAGCTAACAAAGACGCGGACAAAAAGTTCGAAGAGCTAGTGACTACTCGTAACCAAGCTGACCAAATGATCCACGGCACTCGTAAGCAAATGGATGAAGCTGGTGAAGCGCTTCCTGCTGAAGAGAAAGAGAAAATTGAAACAGCAATCAAAGAACTTGAAGAAGTGAAGAGTGGCGACGACAAAGAAGCTATCGACGCAAAAGTTCAAGCGCTTATGACTGCAGCTCAAAAGCTGATGGAAATGGCACAGCAACAAGCTCAACAAGCTGAAGGCGCTGAAGCAGGCGAACAACCTAAGCAAGACGACGATGTTGTTGATGCTGAGTTTGAAGAAGTGAAAGAAGACAAGAAATAA
- a CDS encoding dicarboxylate/amino acid:cation symporter translates to MDKSLSTKIFIGLFAGLMIGTAIQYLFSGITVMDTYLLGAAEGAGGMFVSLIKLLVVPLVYVSIVCGIVDLKDISAFGRLGGKTFALYIFNTIIAITAALTVGMIFQPGAGANLAGTISETVALTTTETPDIFSLVVNIVPSNPIQAFASGDMLQIIFMAILTGLAIQALDSRGGPAIKTFKMANEIMMKLVGLVMSLAPYGVFALMIQLGATLDANTLASVAGYVALVVAMLVFWIFVFYPTVVGLTTGISPKQFMRATREQVLFSLSTASSNATIPVTMRTLTDKLNVSKSVAGFGVPLGATMNMSGVSIYIALATIFVANAFGQPINSADIVTLGLTILLLSIGAGGVPGGGVVMVGVLLHQLGLPPEGLAIVAAVDRINDMFCTSSNVVGDTAVNTIVAKSENEIGKEEAMEPVEAK, encoded by the coding sequence ATGGATAAATCGCTCTCAACAAAAATCTTTATCGGCTTATTTGCCGGCTTGATGATCGGTACTGCAATTCAATATCTGTTTAGTGGTATTACCGTGATGGACACCTATTTGTTAGGTGCTGCGGAAGGGGCGGGCGGTATGTTTGTCTCATTAATCAAACTACTGGTTGTGCCATTGGTTTACGTTTCTATCGTATGTGGCATCGTAGATTTAAAAGACATTTCAGCCTTTGGCCGTCTTGGTGGCAAAACTTTTGCTTTGTACATTTTTAACACCATCATTGCGATTACAGCGGCGTTAACGGTCGGCATGATCTTTCAACCAGGAGCGGGGGCAAACCTGGCTGGAACCATTTCAGAAACCGTTGCGTTAACGACAACAGAAACGCCGGATATCTTCTCTTTGGTTGTGAACATCGTTCCTAGCAATCCAATTCAAGCGTTTGCTAGCGGCGATATGCTGCAAATCATTTTCATGGCGATACTGACAGGCCTTGCGATTCAAGCTTTGGATTCTCGTGGTGGACCAGCAATTAAAACCTTCAAAATGGCCAATGAGATCATGATGAAGCTGGTTGGCTTGGTGATGAGTCTTGCGCCTTACGGTGTATTTGCGCTGATGATTCAATTAGGCGCAACGCTGGATGCGAATACCTTGGCTTCCGTAGCGGGTTATGTGGCGCTTGTTGTTGCTATGTTGGTGTTCTGGATTTTCGTTTTCTATCCAACCGTTGTGGGCTTAACTACTGGTATTTCACCAAAGCAGTTCATGCGTGCTACTCGTGAGCAAGTATTGTTCTCACTTTCTACAGCAAGCTCGAATGCAACGATTCCCGTTACCATGAGAACGTTGACTGACAAACTGAATGTTTCTAAGTCTGTTGCAGGCTTTGGTGTACCACTTGGTGCAACCATGAATATGTCGGGTGTCTCTATCTACATTGCATTGGCGACGATTTTCGTAGCTAACGCCTTTGGTCAGCCGATTAACTCAGCCGACATCGTAACACTGGGTTTAACTATCTTGTTGCTATCGATTGGCGCTGGTGGTGTACCTGGCGGTGGTGTTGTAATGGTAGGCGTATTGCTTCACCAATTAGGCTTACCACCAGAAGGTTTGGCCATTGTTGCCGCAGTTGACCGTATCAATGACATGTTCTGTACTTCATCTAACGTTGTTGGTGATACTGCAGTGAACACGATAGTTGCAAAATCAGAAAATGAAATTGGCAAAGAAGAAGCAATGGAACCTGTTGAGGCAAAATAG
- a CDS encoding IS256 family transposase gives MNKKELEAFAKEAAKGIKTPEDLTEFSQMLKKITVEAALNAEMDEHLGYEKHQPSRSNNSRNGKSSKRVKTEDGEFELDTPRDRLGSFDPKLVKKHQSRFTSMDDKILWLYAQGMSTRDIVNAFDEWYGAEISPSLVSRVTNAVIEEIVEWQSRPLDAIYPIVYLDCIVVKIRQDKRIINKSIFLALGINTDGQKELMGMWIAENEGAKFWQSVLTELNQRGVEDILIACVDGLKGFPDAINTVFPQTHIQLCIVHMVRNSLKYVSWKDYKAVTADLKRVYRSTTEDEALLELERFGEVWDGQYPQISKSWRNHWQNLNTLFNYPEDIRRAIYTTNAIESLNSVIRKALKKRKIFPNDEAATKMVYLAIKDASKKWTMPIQNWRQAMSRFIIEFEERLDKHVN, from the coding sequence ATGAACAAGAAAGAGCTTGAAGCTTTCGCCAAGGAAGCAGCAAAAGGAATTAAAACCCCTGAGGACTTAACTGAGTTCAGCCAAATGCTGAAAAAAATTACGGTTGAGGCCGCACTCAATGCGGAAATGGATGAGCATCTTGGCTATGAAAAACACCAACCCTCTAGATCGAATAATAGCCGCAATGGAAAGAGTAGCAAACGCGTAAAAACCGAAGATGGCGAGTTTGAACTCGATACACCTCGGGATCGCCTTGGCTCGTTTGACCCCAAGCTAGTCAAAAAACACCAATCACGATTTACCTCTATGGATGACAAAATCTTGTGGCTCTACGCCCAAGGAATGAGTACGCGCGACATCGTAAACGCTTTCGATGAGTGGTACGGTGCGGAGATATCACCCAGCCTCGTATCGCGCGTCACAAATGCGGTGATAGAAGAAATAGTGGAGTGGCAATCAAGGCCACTCGATGCCATTTATCCTATCGTTTATCTCGATTGTATTGTGGTCAAGATCCGTCAAGACAAGCGTATCATCAATAAGTCGATTTTCCTTGCTTTAGGTATTAACACCGATGGTCAGAAAGAGCTAATGGGCATGTGGATAGCCGAAAACGAGGGGGCTAAGTTTTGGCAGAGTGTTCTAACTGAACTCAATCAACGTGGTGTTGAAGATATCCTTATTGCGTGTGTAGATGGATTGAAGGGCTTTCCTGACGCTATCAATACTGTCTTCCCCCAAACGCATATTCAGCTTTGTATCGTCCATATGGTGCGGAACTCATTGAAGTATGTGTCTTGGAAAGACTATAAGGCGGTGACTGCCGACCTGAAACGAGTGTATCGCTCTACTACAGAAGATGAGGCTCTACTCGAACTGGAGCGCTTTGGCGAAGTCTGGGATGGGCAATATCCGCAAATATCTAAGTCCTGGCGCAATCACTGGCAGAACCTCAACACGCTCTTCAACTACCCAGAAGATATCCGTAGAGCCATCTACACAACCAATGCTATTGAGTCTCTCAATAGCGTGATCCGTAAAGCACTAAAAAAGCGGAAGATCTTCCCTAACGATGAGGCCGCAACCAAAATGGTGTACTTAGCAATCAAAGACGCCAGCAAGAAATGGACGATGCCCATTCAAAACTGGCGTCAGGCTATGAGTCGGTTTATTATCGAGTTCGAGGAACGTCTCGATAAACACGTTAACTAA